Below is a genomic region from Pseudomonadota bacterium.
AAGTTGAGGCAATTGTCGCAGTGGGCGGCGGCAGCGTCATTGACAGCGCCAAGGCAATTTCCGCAGGAGCCCTTGTTGAGCATGACGTATGGAAGTTTTTCAATGGTAAAAAAAGCATCAAACAAACCCTGCCCCTTGCCTGCGTGCTTACTCTTGCCGCGGCCGGGTCCGAAATGAACGGCGGCATGGTTATCACCAATGAAGACACCAGACAGAAATTCGGCGCGGGCAATAAACTCCTCAACCCGCGCGTTTCAATCCTCGACCCCACAGCCACGTTCACGGTGCCGAAAGATTACACAGCTTACGGCGCAGTGGATGCCATCGCCCATATCCTGGAATTCTATTTCACCACGGAAGATGCCCAGACCCCGGTACAGGACAGATTCATGGAAGGCCTGGTTATAAACATCATGGACAGCTGCAACCGAGTGCTCATAAACCCGGAAGATTACAATGCCCGGGCTGATCTCATGTGGTGCGCGACATTGGCATTAAACGGCTGGACCGCCGCAGGACTTGGCAGGGTGGGATTTCCCATGCATATGATCGAGCACTCTTTGAGCGCGCTTTATGATGTTCCCCACGGAGCAGGACTATCGGTAA
It encodes:
- a CDS encoding iron-containing alcohol dehydrogenase, with product MQNFVLHNQTKVIFGKGRIQEIGEETAQLGNKVLLVTGQSSIRKNGIYDLVSQSLSDAGVTFIDYPGVRSNPLLDHVRKGIALAREHQVEAIVAVGGGSVIDSAKAISAGALVEHDVWKFFNGKKSIKQTLPLACVLTLAAAGSEMNGGMVITNEDTRQKFGAGNKLLNPRVSILDPTATFTVPKDYTAYGAVDAIAHILEFYFTTEDAQTPVQDRFMEGLVINIMDSCNRVLINPEDYNARADLMWCATLALNGWTAAGLGRVGFPMHMIEHSLSALYDVPHGAGLSVIMPAWMTYQMQNNPDKFAQFAERVFAVTKGDKNERAAAGINRLKNWFQEVNAPTDLSQLGIPEKEISKIALNALGLAKIWRLSEYSQEMIEAILVSATNRITA